CCCGTGGCCTCCGGCATTGGCGGCGCGTCCAGCGATGCGGCGGCCACCATCCGCGGGCTGTGCCAGCTTTGGGATATTCCGCCTGATGCGGATTTCATCGCACCGCTGGCCTTGTCACTGGGGGCGGATGTTCCCGTATGCCTGCACGGCGCGGCGACCTTTATGCGCGGCATTGGCGATGTGGTGACGCGCGCGCCAGCCATTCCGCCGGGCATGGGCATCGTGCTGGTCAACCCGCTGGTCCCTTGTCCGACGCCGGGCGTGTTCCGCGCCTATGCCGCCAGCAAAGCCCCGTTCTCCCCCATAATGCAGAACGATCCGCAATGGCAGAGCCACGATGATTTCATCGCAACCTTACGCACCACGCGCAATGACCTGAGCGCCGCCGCAACCGCCACCGTGCTCGTCATTCAAACCATTCTGGACACACTGAACACCATGGAGGGCTGCGCCCTGTCCCGCCTGTCGGGCAGTGGCGCCACATGCTTTGGACTTTTTCCCGATCTATCCGCCCGTGATGCCGCCTATACAATAATAAAAACCCACCATCCAGGATGGTGGGTTTCAAAAGGGATCATTGCCTGATCCTCTGTAAAGAGACCTTAGTTCTGCTTACCCAGCATATGCGCCAGAATATCCGCATTCACCGCGCCATCAACAGCCAAACCATTGTCGCGCTGATAGGTGCGAATGGCATCCGTGGTCAGCGGGCCGCCAATACCATCGGCCGGA
The genomic region above belongs to Micavibrio aeruginosavorus EPB and contains:
- a CDS encoding 4-(cytidine 5'-diphospho)-2-C-methyl-D-erythritol kinase; translated protein: MGPLSYFAPAKINLYLHITGRRDDGYHLLDSLVGFADIGDDITITPSNHFGLTIDGPFEPQFSDADTDPGEASSNLVVRAAWAMARATGRKHPNATIHLTKNLPVASGIGGASSDAAATIRGLCQLWDIPPDADFIAPLALSLGADVPVCLHGAATFMRGIGDVVTRAPAIPPGMGIVLVNPLVPCPTPGVFRAYAASKAPFSPIMQNDPQWQSHDDFIATLRTTRNDLSAAATATVLVIQTILDTLNTMEGCALSRLSGSGATCFGLFPDLSARDAAYTIIKTHHPGWWVSKGIIA